The nucleotide window GGGGGTCGCGATGAAAAACTCGGCTGTTTTCACATTGGCCTTCTCGCAAAACTCCAGGATAAGATCGAACTGATCCTCCATGCAGGTGTCAAATCCTACCCCGAAGGAGCCAAAAAAACGGATTCCCCGGTCATCAAGCTGCTTGACAAGGTTGATGGTGCGCTGCCAGATTCCGGGATGACGGGCGTAGAAACGGGCACTGAAAGGATCACTCGCAAACACTGTATACATGCTTTTAGCACCGGCTGCCGCGATGGTATCCAGAAACTGAGGATCTGTATTCATCGCAGGGGAGCAGGATAAAAACATGTTTACCTTAAATTCTTTTATCCTCTCACAGAGATCCATCATGTAACGGGTGATTCTGGGACGGTTCAGCATCACCATGTCATCGGTTATATAAAACTCTTTTCCGGAAAGTGCCTTTATCTCCTGTACGACTTTCTCTATTGGACGCAGGCGGATTTTATCGCCCTGGTAAATTGGGACATTGCACCAGTCACATCCAAACGGACAGCCACGGGTAATTGATATAAGGGAGGCGTGCCAGTCGTATTTCTCCTCGATATCGAATATTCCCGGTTTTGGAGAGGCAATCTCTTCCGGTTGAGGAACACAGTCGGCTTTATATACCTTTTTCAGAGTTCCATTCCTGAAATCTTCGATTATGGTAAGCCAGATTGTGTCTGCCTCACCAACACACAAGGCATCACAGTGTTCTGCGGTATCATCCGGAGCCATTGACGGGTGCATCCCGCCCATCACTACCGTTTTGCCCCTTTTACGAAAGTTATCACCGATCTCGTATGCATAAGCTGCCTGGGGAGTGAAAAAACTTACTGCGATCAGATCCGCATCATCATCATAGTCAACCTGCTCTATATTCTGATCGATTACACGCCACTCTATATCATCGGGAAGCAGATTTATCAGAATCGGGATTCCCATTGCAGGGGGCATTCTGTAAGACCAGGTTGCCGCTATAGCCGGCATCTCTGCCAATTCAGGATAGGTTTCCAGAAATTTATCAAATTTAGGATAAACAAAAGTGATCTTCATCGAATTTTAAACCGGATAGTTTATTCAGGACCTGCCAGAAAATACTATTGGGACAGAGAATTTATTCTATTTATTTACTTTTTGTACCGGTTTCCGGACCTTTACATCTAACCATCGACATCCATTCTTTGGGATAATCTACTGAATCACCGTTTACGGTGAATAGCAGGGCCTGAGCTGAGATGGTATCTTTTCCAAGCCATTTGTACCTGTATTGCATCTTCATTTCCATGTCGTCATTTATCACTGTTGCCGTGAAGTTTGTATCGTTTCTTTTGTACATTCCGGTTCCGCTGACACTGGCATCAGCTCTGGAGGTGACAGAGAGAGAATCGTTCCCTGAAAATGTCAGTACAAGGCCATCTTCACCTACACACCATGTGCCCAGAATCGGATCTTTTCCGGCGGCGGTAAGAATTGCGGTTATTCCCAGAACCATCACAGCCACTCTTAACTGTTTCATAACATTTCCTTTCTAACTGACACAGATTTTCCGATGCCGAAATTAAGAAGCAGCAGGGAAAGAAACAGCATTGAAAAACCTGCGCTTATTATCATGGAAAGAAACACCAGTATTCCGAAATCACGGATAGGGGGGAAGCTTGAGAATATCAGCACGAGAAAACCGATTCCGACAACCAGGGTGTTAAAGAGTATAGGCGTTCCCTTGTTCTTTATGGCTGCTCTCAGCGCTTTCGCTCTGTCTCCGATTGATTTGTACTGGTAAATAAATGCAGAAGCGAAATGGATTGCGTAGTCTATTCCTATGCCGATACAGGTGTTCATGATTACAACTGTAACCATATTTATTGTTGCCCCAATCACCCCCATCGTGGCATAGACTGTGGCAGTTGCAAGTATTATTGGAATTATTGCAAAGGTACCCAGACGCATTGATCTGAAGAAAAGAATAAGACAGAGGAGAACAGGTATTACGGTAGAAATGAGACTGGAGACCTGAGTTTCTATCAAGACAGTACTCATTGATTCATTAAGAATCGCCGGCCCTGAAACCAGAATCGACCAGTTTTTATGGTTTTCCCTGATGTATTTCTCGATATTTTCTGCGATCAACAGTGCTTTGGTCTGCTCATCGCTGCGGCAGATCACGTTAAGACGGGTTTTCTGCCTCTCTCCTGAGAGGAAACCGCTGACAAGTGAAGAGTAGCTTTTGCCGAACATATTGCTTTTTGCTGTAAGGAGAGTTACTGCAGGTCTGGCAATACTGTCTCCTGTCAGCATCATGCTTATTCTGCTCAGAAGCGGAAGTACGGATGCGACATTACCGACCCCATCCTGCTTTTCAATAAAGTTCGTTATCTCACCAATCTCTTTCCACTGTTCGATTTCGGTCAGTTTTTTTCCATTATTCTCAAGTACAACTGAAAAAAAGCGTGTTCCGCCAAAATGTTTGCTTATGAAATCATCTGAGAGTCTCAGCATGTTGTTCTTAGGAAGCAACAGTATGGGGTTACTCTCCACCCTGACCATTCTGAACCCGAAATAGAACAGAATCAGCAGAACAGGAATAAGTGCCATCCACCCTTTGGATTCCAGTGCGAATCTGGAGAAAACATCCCAGAACTTATCAAGCTTCAGTTCATCTTTTGTCGGAGGAACACTGTTTTTTTTGCTCTTTTCAAATGAAATAAAAAGAGGAATCAATATAATATTGAATAGGAATGCCAACATTACAGCTATACCGGTAAAGATACCGAATACGCGAATCCAGGAGATCTCAGAGAACACAAAAGAGGCAAATCCGGCAAATGTCGTGGCAGCGGCCAGAAAACAGGGTTTCAACTGATCTCTGTAGGCAAGTCCGAGCGCTTTAAGGGTAGAACCGCAGGCTCTTCTGTGCTGTGTGTACGATTTGAGGATATGGATTGCGCCTGCAACTCCTATAGGAAACAGAATAATAGGAATGACCGATGTGACAACCGTAAAGGTCACATTCAGCATACCCATGATTCCAAATGTCCAGACAAGAGCTACTACATTAACTGCGAGCGCAACACTTACGTAGAGCAGTCTTCTGAAAATCCGGTAGAGAAGCAGAAATACTATGAGGAAACAGACTGGAAGCAGGATACTGAAATCTCTTGTCATTACCCTGGTTATAAAAAAGGATGTAGCTCCTTCGCTTGTCATGTAGCTTTTTATGTAGGGATTGCGGTTGATGCGTTCAAGAATCTTAAGCACTTCACCGACGATTGCGTTACGATCACCATCTGACTTGATCCCCAGGATCATTCCGAAGGTCGATTCGTCATCTGATATGAATATCTTTGCGAATTCGTGGTTTTCTCTTATCCTCTGACGAATCAGATCCTCGTCGAATTCTTTGTTTTTATTAACAAGATAATCACTCGATACCCCGAAGAAGCCTCCTTTTATCGGAATCTGAAGTGAATTGAGGCCGCTGACTCCTGAAATACCCTCTATTGCAGCAAATGCCGATGCCCACGAATTGAGAGAATCGATCTTTTCTCTCAGAGTTCCTGCTTTGAATTCGGCGAGAAAAAGAATGTTGTAAGGAGCCGGAAACTCCTTTTTCAGGTTAGTGTAATCTATCTGGGCTTTCAGATTTGGCGGGATTGCCTTGAATGTATCATTTTCAACATTAATTTTGGAGAGGAAATACCCGAAAAAAAGA belongs to Fibrobacter sp. and includes:
- a CDS encoding radical SAM protein encodes the protein MKITFVYPKFDKFLETYPELAEMPAIAATWSYRMPPAMGIPILINLLPDDIEWRVIDQNIEQVDYDDDADLIAVSFFTPQAAYAYEIGDNFRKRGKTVVMGGMHPSMAPDDTAEHCDALCVGEADTIWLTIIEDFRNGTLKKVYKADCVPQPEEIASPKPGIFDIEEKYDWHASLISITRGCPFGCDWCNVPIYQGDKIRLRPIEKVVQEIKALSGKEFYITDDMVMLNRPRITRYMMDLCERIKEFKVNMFLSCSPAMNTDPQFLDTIAAAGAKSMYTVFASDPFSARFYARHPGIWQRTINLVKQLDDRGIRFFGSFGVGFDTCMEDQFDLILEFCEKANVKTAEFFIATPFPNTPFWHQIESEDRFIERDWKKFNCANVVFKPKHTTEQQLRDGFVRLWREFFSKVDFEESLSS
- a CDS encoding MMPL family transporter, yielding MTRFTSIIERFLNGLVRFRSLAIVIVLVSTLFFGYFLSKINVENDTFKAIPPNLKAQIDYTNLKKEFPAPYNILFLAEFKAGTLREKIDSLNSWASAFAAIEGISGVSGLNSLQIPIKGGFFGVSSDYLVNKNKEFDEDLIRQRIRENHEFAKIFISDDESTFGMILGIKSDGDRNAIVGEVLKILERINRNPYIKSYMTSEGATSFFITRVMTRDFSILLPVCFLIVFLLLYRIFRRLLYVSVALAVNVVALVWTFGIMGMLNVTFTVVTSVIPIILFPIGVAGAIHILKSYTQHRRACGSTLKALGLAYRDQLKPCFLAAATTFAGFASFVFSEISWIRVFGIFTGIAVMLAFLFNIILIPLFISFEKSKKNSVPPTKDELKLDKFWDVFSRFALESKGWMALIPVLLILFYFGFRMVRVESNPILLLPKNNMLRLSDDFISKHFGGTRFFSVVLENNGKKLTEIEQWKEIGEITNFIEKQDGVGNVASVLPLLSRISMMLTGDSIARPAVTLLTAKSNMFGKSYSSLVSGFLSGERQKTRLNVICRSDEQTKALLIAENIEKYIRENHKNWSILVSGPAILNESMSTVLIETQVSSLISTVIPVLLCLILFFRSMRLGTFAIIPIILATATVYATMGVIGATINMVTVVIMNTCIGIGIDYAIHFASAFIYQYKSIGDRAKALRAAIKNKGTPILFNTLVVGIGFLVLIFSSFPPIRDFGILVFLSMIISAGFSMLFLSLLLLNFGIGKSVSVRKEML